The Biomphalaria glabrata chromosome 13, xgBioGlab47.1, whole genome shotgun sequence sequence tactgcatagattagatctagactacacaAAAAATTTCTAGAAATAATATAATCATAGAATATCAAttatcatagatctagaataatctagattaagATTCATAATCATAGACTGTCATGAGTCTATCTcttataatctagattctagatcttttatctctttaccaagaagcccgtacaagacacagacccccaaaacaccccaatagaaagaaaactatatggagagctccctgatttggaaaccactcaGTCCACTGCACAGTTCAACTTCATCTCATATATTTGTCTAGTTATCTGAACGCtctaacataaaaatgagaaagaatAAGAAGAATTCCTAAGTCCATTCTTCTAACAGGCTCAGTGCAAGTGATGTAACTGGCAAGACACCAGCTCCTGTTAGATACAACAGGCTTTACCATACCTGGTCGATCGATAGTTGTATACACTAGTATAACTCCAAGATAGTTGTATACACTAATATAACTCCTGTTAGACACTTTACAACAGTTTTTATTAGTCTACTATTAGAGTCTAGCTCTAAGTCTAACCATTAGGAGCTATAAAAATTGAAATGCATAAAAATGGTATCGTCTTAACATGTTTGTTAGAGAGATTTTactgtagatctagtttattcGAAATCATAAAATCACAATTTGGCTTTATTCAAATTAAGTTCATTGTTAGTATTTTCCCTTCTttgtcattataaaaaaatatcattctAATTCAGTTATAGCCCTTGTTGTAGTGAAGGTTAATGTTCCCGTTTCCTACCACTTTGAATCAATCAGATTTTGCTGCACTTGCGGGCTGGACAAGCTTACTAATTTTGATAATGGGTTTTGAGGCTATTTTtctccctccttaatttcaagtCTTTTCATCTTATATGGGTCACTTTCTGACtaaggggtaaagcacttgccTTTCAGACAAGAGGGTTAGCATCTCAGTGAAGGTTGAGCTTTTTAAATTAGGTATTTTTAGGGGatgcctgagtccacccaagtcttatgggtacctgacatcagttggtCAAAATATAGGCAGTTGGTCATAAGGCAACATGACAGTTaaaaatcagatgacctttacttctTCTGCCCTagcctatagatcacaaggtctgaaaggggtacttcacttttacttttattcttatatatcaAAGCaggcggaaaacagattgagctttcaacattctacttttagggctattttttttatcaatttcaaattggcttttattgacatattatatatcatttttgatgcccaagaatagaggaattcaaaaaaaaataaaattagaagcagcagacaattatttaatattaaaaaattgggtcaaacacacttacccctaaaaatgaaaaatccatcactcacagaagatatgtccaataatccatgaatttcacaaattcacaatgttatttacagaaaaatgtttcacaaagtaaagtatattcatagaacatttgaaaaaaattcaaaaactaatttttaaaaaacatttatgccTATTAATTGAGCCCCCCTAGACCCCACCctcaacgtaaaaaaaaaagttgcaaatTATAACTTATCATCATGCTTAATAACAAAACCAGTTACAGTTTTGACATATTATATAACAATTTTAATGCCTAAGCAtagaggaattaaaaaaaaataaaatcattagcATCAGACAATTATTTACCCATAAAAAAATAGGTCGATCACACTTACCCCTCGACATGAAAAATCCATcactcacagaagatatgtctattaatccatgaatttcacaaaacaacaaaaaatattaaaagaagaATGTGTCACAAGGTAAGTATACTTGTAGAAGATTTTaagaaaaagaattaattattttttatatttatgattaATAACTAAGCCCCCCACTCCCCATCCCACCTTCCCCCCcaaaaaagtcaatttttttcttatcatgttttgacattatttatatatatatattatatatatatatatccattttagatagatagagattgTAGATGTACTGTAGTCTAAACAAGAATAATATTTATCAAAAAATATGTCTAGcaactagctagatctagggatggtatTACATAATGTCATGCTAGATTACTGTTATATCAGAAAGCTTGAAGTCAAAGTTTCAAAGTGAGTCTGTGCTACATTTggaatcctagatctaactgatCTGATGTCTAAAGTACATTGTAGACTaacatagatatagatctgGATTTAGTAGATTATTCTAAATAACTTGTAAGAATGTAACTAGTCTAAATGTGAATAAAACAATGTTATGAATGTTGAATGTTTGAATGTGCCCTAAACAGCCATGATAGTGATAGCATGATTCAGATCTTCATATTAGACTTCATTAACTTTAtagaataatatattatattatatacatcaGGCTATatgtattagatttagatctatgactatggcATTTAATAAAGTGTCAAATTACTGTAATGCTTTTATTCTTTGGAGCAAGGACTAAATTCGTAGATCTAGaccaaactagatctagatgttaatcttgaatctagatctatatctagtaatCACAAACATAACAATTATACTTGAATttactagattagatctagatctacattaaattgattaaaatgttgttttttttttaaaataatacagtATGTGGTAGATCTGCAAGATAATTGAAGAAATTTATAGAAAAATACAGTACGGAGTGTACAAGGTTTTACTTTAGCAATCTGACgaagtgtagatctagtctacacaattatttctagaattaattaaatgtttattaatttttaagttttaagatTTGagctagatatatctagatcggGAATGTTTatttagagtagatctagatagctCTAAGACTCTAAGTGCAGATCGTTGTCTAGTAGTATTAAATCTCTACATATCTGTTTCGctagttttatttaatgatcaatttattttagacgtaaatctatatctagttattgttatctaggtctagaagaCCCTCATTATCTAAGCAACGTTGTAAATAGTCtaaatcttaaagaaaaaaaacaataataacaaacGTGTGTGCGCTGTCTGCATAGAGCTAGTATACCTATAAGTATTAGATCTCTAGATATCTAATCTATAGACCTACTAGTTCTgctagtttaatttaataatcaattatttttttttatgttaagacGTAAAACATGGTAAagttttactagatctagacctagacgcTAGAAAATATTAGAATATATCAGTATATAATATGGATCTAGCCTAGTTTTAGTGAGACTAGTGCCAAAAACCCgtgatgttgttttttatatagcgcacGAGGCATCCAATGAAATAAAACAGTAGAAAGCCGACGGCCTACtataaattcaaaataaatgcCTAAGAAGtcaatattttaaactaaacGATCTGTGTAAGATAAAGTCTCTAATTACCTTTCGTAGATGTTATCGCTACATGTTATTCCCGAGAGAATGACTAGTAAAACACCACGTTGAAAAATTGTTCATGAATTTAAGTTCCGTCGACCGACGTTCtgattggttaaaaaaaatatttttttttaaagtttttttttttaattttcaaaaataactaaaaagaaTTCATTATTACtaccgaaatttaaaaaaaaaagtgtttaaataGTAAAATCGGTGTTATTtaaatcatatttaaaaaaataattgtacatgATGTTTACGGACGGAAAAAAACTCGGAAATGACATCGaggctattttttaaaaaaataagacaaaTGAACCAatatattcacttttttttttctttatcacgTAGAACATCCATTTCTAAATGGTAAGCATGTATTTTATACatgaattttatataaaaaaaatgtttcttaccttttgaaACGGGAGCACTTAAATCCAAAAGTAAATCTTGTCCATCCTTTAGTGCATACTTGCTGGTATTCACAAATGCACAAATTGATTATAAAAAcgtatttcaaaaatattttgctaatgaagcttacacaaacatagatctatccatcagtaaatcaaattttacatggatgatctattttatttagaaaatgaaCCTTGAACtacaaaaatgcattttcaataggaaatctgttttccgccagCAACTATTCTTTGAATTATTAGTTCAGTTTCAAATGAATTGAAATCCACATGATTAGTAAAGAAGAAATTTAATAACACAATTTGACTGTCCAGGAATGAGGATTCTTTGACTTTTGTTCTATTGTTTGAAAATGCTAGATCTACatgctttttatttaaaaaacaattttgttcAATTTGTCAGTGAATGGCTATATTTATCAGTTTACTGTTTGTTTGTATCCCAATTTAAATCTTCATGTATTACAAAGTTCAGGTATTGCTTTGATCTGGTAAAACTtctaaattcatttttaaaattttttttttttaatgatgctattaatagatttatcttttcaatCAAATTTACAGATTTGGACTATGAGCTGACTTTTAAAACTGCTGATGATGCCAGTCTGGCTCTTATCAAGTATGGAGAATTTCTGTATGACAATTTGATTTTGTTCTCTCCTTCAGTTGAAGGTaggttattttaagtttcactTGATGCATTTACAACTTAGAGCTATGATGGGTCATCATTCAGACTGTTACAGCCTTCTACTATATCTACAGCTCTCTACTCTCTAGAAACTACCTTAGTTTCTCTCCaagtctaggtgtccctgggttcagctataattacataaaacacttaacaGCTTGATCAAAACACAGAAAATTTATAATACTTCATGGCTAATATCACACGCAGGTATCCTCTTTCTTTGTCTCAAAactaacacacttccggtcattcgcgcatacCTTCcaactgacatatatatatctgtaaAAACAAGATTATACACACAAACCGAAATTTATCTGTGACACAGACAATGATACTTGATACACTTCTGAATATTATATTGTATAAAGAATAATCTGAAAATGTGAATGTTCTGCAATAGCAGTGAAAAATTGTTGAATGTAATTTCCACTGTTGGGTGTCTCTCACATTGCCACATTTGAACAATAGAGTATGAATAGACAGGGTATGATGGAAAAGGCTGTAGTGGAAGTTAAAACATCAAGTCAAATGAAGCTGTAGTTATATCACATTGGTGTGCATCACTTTTTCTATTCGTTCTGGCCagccttttaaatattttaagcaTTATAGCAGGTGATGCTTTTCTGCAGTAATGATGATGCTTAaagaataataatttatttgttcatttttttgtgtgtagagTTTGGTGGCTCTATTGATGTATCAGCTATCACAAATTTCATCGATGGAGGTGGCAATGTTCTTATTGCCGCAAGCTCGTCAATTGGCAAGTtaaaagttttcatttttagaaaaaaattctcttttatatcttttaaaagtagtttgtctaaattcatttttaagtaTAACTGCTTTTACTTAGTTAATTACGTCCTTTATTTGTATTATTCAAATGTATTGTGTCATTTTCTTATTGTCTGGGAAAATGttaatcattataattattaaggtaatctttttttatgaataatgtCACGATTATATTTTTGCCTTTCTTTGCAAAGGCGTGCACTAATTCTTTTAACCAAGCCGCAAATATTCTTTAAATGTTCAGCAGACCATGTTCATTACAGTAGATATTGGGTATTGGAATGTACGGCTTTGAGTTTGACTTGTATGTGTTATTTCTATGTAGGGGATCCAATGAGGGAACTGGCCACTGAGTGTGGTGTTGAATTTGATGAAGAAAATAGCGCTGTCATTGATCACCTCAACTACGATGTGAAAGATGCTGGAAAGGTAATTCTGGACATCCTTAATGTCTTGATTTCTTTGgttgttgttattatttcaAACCTGATCAAGATGGTAGTAGAGAATTACTTTGAGAATCAGCAGGACTATTTCGTCtgtatcaaaactttgtatgtGCCTCTACCTACTAAAATCATTATCGCTATGACATTGTGTTTTTCATTGTGACAATAATGATGTCAGTACAAAAACAAGGAGGCGCAgttgctgagtggtaaagcgcttggcgtcTGAACTGGggaccggggttcaaatcctggatttttaattccgggatcttcgggcgcctctaagtccacccagctctaatgggtacctgacattagttggggaaaagtaaaggttgtcgattgttgtgctggtcacatgacaccctcgttaaccccaggccacagtaacagatgacttttacatcatctgccctatagaccgcaagggaACTTTattctactttacaaaaaaaaagttggacaCTTTGTTTAGCCTGCAATACTTATTTCATTTTGAATCATGAAGTATGACTATCTGTGTCACCATTTGTTGGCACTTTAGTCTAGGCTAAACTCTGTGCTTTTCAGAGTTTTCTAAGCACCTTGGCAGTTGGGGATATATTTTCATCATCAGCTTTCTAACTATTGGCTTATTGGCTAAGTCCAACAAAATCAAATCAGCGACTTAACAAGTgactatagatatatataagtTAGCTCTATGAATCCCCTAGCAGTAACTAGCTTATTCCATTATTAAATATAGATAAGGTTTACTTGCCACCCATGTAAATTTATCTCTACCTATGTCTAATGATTATacagttttattgttattagtAATGCATTAAGTAATACTATGTTACTGTATTTTGATGCATACTgacaaatagttttatttttatctgtCTCATAGCATACATTGATTGTGGCTGATACAGAGAATTTGATGAAAGCTCCAATGATTGTGGGTGACAACAACAAATCACCCTTCCTTTTCAGAGGTGTAGGGTaagataccttttttttttttagcattgttttttgatagaaataataatgtttaatcaTAATGAGTTACATTTAACTTATAATTAGAAAAttaagtaaatatttattttattaaaaaacaacaacataacttGTTAATTTCAGAATGGTCAGTGACCCAGAGAATCCCCTAGTCCTCAGCCTGCTGAGAGCATCATCGACAGCTTATTCCTACAAACCTAATGAAAAGATTGATGAGGTGATTAAACAGTATTAcagttaaatgtattttatgtcaGCTTGACTCTTACCCAATAGCTCTTATTTCCGGTTAAGAAAAACCCTGCCCAGGCCCTAAGCAAAGAGGTATAactccaaattttaaaaaatccttaaaaaaaatattaaaaaaacaaaaaaaaaaaaaatttaagatctaatacatataaacaaacaaacaactttaaaaaataaaacaatatttctagtttaaaaaaaaattaatacttttAATACCATTAGAATATTAAAAAAGCTTCAAAATACCCATTTTCCCATGTggggcttatacactggggctatgggtatgttcgtttaaaaaaattatttaaaaaataaaaatcttcctgattttattaaaaatagaatggGTAATCTCCAAAATGATTTGTAATCACACTTGCAacgagactagaagaaatcttctttttaaaaagtttaaagcaagTATATTGAATAGGGGATTTTTAGAAACGTTCTACAACGATTTAGGACAAAAACTGGAAAATGCTTCCAACTGTagaaggagctaatgggttaGTCCATTGAATCTGTTACtatcattgaaaaataaattttggaattaaaaaaaaacatacataatgAAAATAGTTGCTAGTATTTGCCTAAAGTCATGTTTGGTTTGTACTGTGAAATTTCAGTTCCCCATGGCAGTTGGCACCAGCACTCTTCTAGTAGCGGCACTGCAAGCTCGTAACAATgccagagttgtgtttgttgGCTCATTGGACTTTTTCAGTGACGAATTCTTCCAGTCTAGTGTACAGAAGGCCAACGGAGGCAAAAAGTAAATGATTTTCTGTTTTGTTCTTAAAAGATAGTTGATATCAGAAAATGAAGCACTTTCAGAAGGGAAGCTTGAATCTCAAAAATCAATTACTTCTCATAAGTTATATCAGGATGGTCTGAACATTCTTAAACATTGTATAAGTCTGTCAACCTGTCATCAGTGTTGATACAAGTCCCAAAAAAGCCTGCAGAGTCAGGGAGCACAAGCATATTTGAATTGTCTTGTAATGACATCTTATTTCCAATATGGATCATTAAAGCAGTCATAgttcttgttttaaaatctctataagttgtatgatttctggaaaaaaaatgatatttccCCTAGGTTTGAGAAGTCTGGCAATGAAGCTTTGGCCTTGAATCTGGCTCGTTGGGCCTTTAAGAACAAAGGCGTCTTGCGCGTGGGAAAAGTGTCTCATCATTTGCAGGGGGAGAAAGAGCCACCTCAGGCCTACACTGTCATGCAACAAGTGGTAAGTGACTTTCCAATTCAATGTGTGCTAAATTTATTTGGGGTGAGGGTTGGAACGGCATGCTAATCCAAGGGAAGTAATCAgataatatttttgtaaatttaaggTTAATAGCAGTTTATtaccttattttaaaaaatctgaataAAAGCTGCCCTGTAAATGAAATTTAGCTTTAATGTGTAGTCATTTATCAGGTTAACATTTAGATACAGTTAGTTAGACAATAAGTCTTAGAAATGTTTTGACAGTCACTCTCCTCCTTGTCATGTAATGTTAGTCTCATTATGTTCATCTGATGGTTCAGTTTGTTAAAACTAATTCCTATACATTTTGTATTCCAGGAATATTCTATCGTTATTGAAGAGCTCGTTCAAGGCAAGTGGACTCCATTCAAAGCTGATGATGTCCAGCTGGAGTTTGTCAGAATAGATCCTTTTGTTCGCACTACCTTAACACCAAAAGGTAAGCCTCCACTTGTAGTAGAGTGAGTTTTACTAAATAACACAGGCTTATCAAGTGAATAACTCTGGTCAGTCGTTACTTTAACTATTTTGtgataaagaattttttttatgcagaGTGAAATAAGGAAGATTACTGTAGGAAACAAATTAAGGGAAAGTGAAATTATCCCTCTCTAAATgcttagtatttttattttttaaattattgtatatgactCTTTTTTTGATTTTACAATGCTATTGTCATATTGTTGTCATTGACAAAAGTGTGTACTGGGGTCATCTTTTATTGGTGCTCTAGCTGTGCTACAAAAGGTTTgacatgtaaacaaaataattctaaaCATAGTGGTAATGTAACTGTAATACATCTATTGTTTAAATCTTCTCATAGTCTGTGTGGATGGTTGAGAAgaaatgtttcttcagaatctctgacctactttaaaatAAGTCATGTGGTTCGTgacaataatggcaatgtcttcctgTGATAAGATTGAGATTTAGTACTAGCCAAGATTTAGTATATCTACTAAATAATCATATCAGttagtgaattattgtaacatacttTTGATTACTTAAAGATGTTTCGATCTAGATAATATTCATATTCAAATTACAATCAAATCAATGAGGCCACTAATGTAAACACCACTACCACATGATATGGAAGAATTAAAGAACAACCCCATCCTCAAGATTAATGTGTTGTTTGTGTCTAACAGCTGGTGTGTTCAGTACCAGTTTCAAGCTACCTGATGTGTACGGTGTGTACCAGTTCAAGGTGGACTACAACAGGATTGGTTACACTCGACTCTACAGCGCTACACAGGTAACACACATACGGCCTTTCTgaagttttatattttgttgactTGCTTTAGTACCTTTCAAAATATAGTGATTAGGCAGGAAAACCAAATGGCTCAGCAGAGTTTAAATCTCTAATTAAACATGCACTCTGGATACACATAGGACATaaatatcttctcttttgaaggaatgtctgtagTTGAAGATACAAGAAAGTTTGAAGAGGGGGGGGTGGCATTATTCGTCTGCTTTAAGCATACAGTTTACTCTTGATAGTCTGACACTTCATAATTTGACACTCTCAGGAATCCAATGTGGAGATCATCATATGTTTTTAGATTGTCAGTTGGCTTAAATTGTAATTTAGCATTGTATGTTGAAGCTGAAATCATGTTATTTACTTCAGTCAATATATTTtgtgtattgtttattttatacacaTCAAATCTTAGAGAATAATTGAATACCTTATCAAACATGTACGGTTAAATTCTTATATACAGATATCCTTTGGTAATGCAACATTTTCAGTTATCTAGCACTCCTCTGGCAACTGTCTGACTATCGAGAATCAACTGTAGATATTTAAACAACTTAGTTCTAAACTATTGCTATACTGTTTAGGAGGTTTACCGACAAGAACATTTCCATGAAGTTATCACTTTTTGCAAAACTGCTATGGTTTCGGGATGAAGGGAGAGTTTCTTATGCACCACACAAATTATTATCCATTCCCctctcatttttttaatatattaacatTTTCAACTGCAGTTTTATCAACACTGGTTTAAGCTTATGTTTTCTTACTGTTTGATTTGTTAGTTTTCCTACAGTGTGGCTACAGTTTTTCATCAGCATAAGTTTTCCCACAGTGTGGTTAGCTTTagaattctaaatctaaattaccACTTTGTTTTTGAGTTGTAACACTTTTTAATGTATTCCCCAGGTGTCGGTGCGACCTCTAGAACACACCCAATATGAACGTTTCATCCTCTCAGCGTATCCATACTATGCCAGCGCATTCTCTATGATGGTTGGAGTCTTTTTGCTCAGCCTGGTATTCTTACATTATAAAGAAGATGTTAAAGATAAAAAAGAATAGTATCTGTAGTTCATAGTAGttagttgctgtttttttttcttgataaaaATTGAATGTTTGTATCAGTGTTACACTATTTATAGTTCATCATtcacatgttttgttttgttaacctTTGAACTTTATATTAAAATAGTTGTTTACAAAGTGAAGTCCAGTATTGGTTGTTTATGTAGAGCATCAGTGATTGAATGTTACCGCTCTGATTCATTGACTTTATTTGGGTCAGTGCTTGGTGTAAGCCTAGCACTTCCAATGACTtaagccagcggttctcaaccttttaagcacgGCGatcctttttacaatctcacactctgccacgaccccacctcacacacacacacatacagcaatagaagaatagacaattacaatccatatttttgatggtcttaggcgacccctggcaaatcgtcaattgacccccaagggggttgcgacccacaggttgagaacccctgacttaAGCTATTTTGACAAGTGCTTTGTGTTGGGATCTTAATGAATTCAGTCAGTGACTTGACCTCTTTTGTTATAATTTTGAGAAGACTTCTCCCCTcaactataatataatatatatatattgtcaaaaGCAAATCCCTAAGGGAACATATGATTGGGTGGGGGAGTCTGAAGATTTGTTATCTaaggatacaaaaaaaaattccctatAAAATATCAGATAGCAACAAAAATGTATAAGTATGTCTGATTATTCAATaaaatccaattttttaaaaattattacttcAGTCTGCATTTGCTCTCAGCTAAAAGTGAAAGTTATTTTAAAGTGTACAAATGgtcaaaaatatttaatacaaaagTAAAATTCAAATTTTCTTATGTTACTCTGGGGAAGGGAGGGTTTAGAGTTTTGATATGATTTGTTACAGGCGGTGGCTGGGAGTTAAAAAAGGCTATTTCTAGCATTACATATCTGAATGCTTCCTAGGCAATTGTACAGTTCAGTATTTAGGGAAATTCATAACAATGGGTCCTCCCATGCCATTTAGTGTAGTCCTAGCTTTCCAttgttcaaatattttataatgatgtaTATGATATtcaagtaaaacaacaaacacttgAAATATACATGCTGGAAATTGGTGAAgatatttaatatgtaaataAGTTCATTATTGCTGTGTTATAAATATTTCCATCTTATTCctgcatgggccacccatgacccctttattaAGGCCCAGGAATGGGCCCCgaagaggaaactctggtgctgctgcaaggcggctaaaacaacacgggagacaacagttactgATTATATTCCTGTAAAGAtgggaaaataattatttttttaaaatatatatttaacattttttatttttttacatttgcagACTGCGAATgtgatatttaaaatttttttttttttggagcttTTTGGAGTTTATTGGCCTTTTAACTTTCTTCAAAGCCTTTCTTTACTGATCACGCAAAAATAATACTTCATTTAAATTGTATACAAACTGCAagataagggaaataactacgATTGTTTACagttgtatatttttattttaaacagtaGCTTCCCTtgcatcattttttatttaaggtGCACGTATCTTAATTTTAAACCACGCCCTGATGACCATCTTGAGATCTAAAtgttggattaaaaaaaaaggaaaccgtGACCTTTCTCTATGTGCCCGCCTTGCAGACTTCCGGTTCCACTAGTTGC is a genomic window containing:
- the LOC106066113 gene encoding dolichyl-diphosphooligosaccharide--protein glycosyltransferase 48 kDa subunit-like, with protein sequence MESKLAGIFLLVTLCAASLPGKRTLILVDNWSIRETHSVFFRSLRDLDYELTFKTADDASLALIKYGEFLYDNLILFSPSVEEFGGSIDVSAITNFIDGGGNVLIAASSSIGDPMRELATECGVEFDEENSAVIDHLNYDVKDAGKHTLIVADTENLMKAPMIVGDNNKSPFLFRGVGMVSDPENPLVLSLLRASSTAYSYKPNEKIDEFPMAVGTSTLLVAALQARNNARVVFVGSLDFFSDEFFQSSVQKANGGKKFEKSGNEALALNLARWAFKNKGVLRVGKVSHHLQGEKEPPQAYTVMQQVEYSIVIEELVQGKWTPFKADDVQLEFVRIDPFVRTTLTPKAGVFSTSFKLPDVYGVYQFKVDYNRIGYTRLYSATQVSVRPLEHTQYERFILSAYPYYASAFSMMVGVFLLSLVFLHYKEDVKDKKE